The following are encoded together in the Primulina tabacum isolate GXHZ01 chromosome 18, ASM2559414v2, whole genome shotgun sequence genome:
- the LOC142533026 gene encoding uncharacterized protein LOC142533026: protein MASTSNNLTEIKLNPIEATPESFHEFGQVVEASPDGDEFGPQDAQVDLSRGIPRLYVMHLEDRPLKFSSITHHASVTQCLGSIGGHSWYLGVAKPSLADPSEIKGVVGADILQSHCGHFYVPPAVDDVRVFKISGPKFLKLNKGTWHAGPLFLHKTMDFYNLELSNTNVIDHTTHYFARKNNVVFVMDE from the exons ATGGCGTCAACCTCGAACAACTTGACGGAGATTAAGCTGAATCCCATCGAAGCAACCCCGGAGTCCTTCCATGAATTCGGGCAAGTGGTCGAAGCCTCGCCGGACGGCGACGAGTTCGGACCCCAAGACGCGCAGGTCGACCTCTCCCGTGGGATACCGAG GCTGTATGTCATGCATCTAGAAGACCGGCCTCTCAAATTTTCCTCAATTACACACCACGCCAGTGTGACCCAGTGCCTTGGTTCAATTGGTGGTCATTCATGGTATCTTGGAGTTGCAAAGCCATCTCTTGCTGATCCAAGTGAAATCAAGGGCGTCGTTGGAGCAGACATTTTGCAATCGCATTGTGGTCATTTCTATGTCCCTCCAGCTGTTGATGATGTGcgtgtttttaaaatttcaggTCCCAAGTTTTTGAAGCTTAATAAGGGTACATGGCATGCTGGCCCATTATTCCTGCACAaaacaatggacttctataatCTGGAATTGAGCAATACAAAT GTAATAGATCACACAACACATTATTTTGCAAGGAAGAACAATGTTGTTTTTGTGATGGATGAGTAG
- the LOC142533025 gene encoding 3-ketoacyl-CoA synthase 12-like produces MLTLLLSLHFFNLGLYCPFFPVKCVRVCIYRCTGCAYNSTILTEKRMEPLMITLSFLSLLFFLFILYELASQTRDQRCYLLHYECHKPSNDRKLSTKFCGDIIMRNKNLGLQEHQFLLRAIVNSGIGEDTYGPRNIIEGRENSSILRDGILEMDEFFIQTLDQLFQKTSVSPQDIDVLVVNVALLAPIPSLTSRIINRYKMRHDIKTFNLTGMGCSASLISINLVENFFKSKKNAFAVVVTSESIAPNWYSGKDKSMILTNCLFRSGGCSILLTNNRAFKDRAKMRLNCLVRTHLGASDEAHTCCMQMEDDQGTLGFFLGKNLPKVATRAFAKNIAKLAPKVMPLTELIRYAALKFLKRAAILNLKASIDHFCLHPGGTAVIEEIRKGLGLTENDVEPSRMTLHRFGNTSASSLWYVLGYMEAKKRLRKGDKVWMISFGSGFKCNSCVWEVVRDLADGNVWEETIAGYPLKTTANPYMQQYGWIYQEKSESYTGEEPKNRSV; encoded by the coding sequence ATGCTTACTCTCCTGCTCTCTCTCCATTTTTTCAACCTTGGACTCTACTGCCCATTTTTTCCAGTCAAATGTGTGCGCGTGTGTATATATAGATGTACTGGTTGTGCATACAATAGCACAATATTAACAGAAAAGAGAATGGAACCACTGATGATAACCTTGAGTTTTCTTTCTCTTCTGTTTTTCCTTTTCATTCTGTATGAGCTTGCTTCTCAAACAAGAGATCAACGCTGCTACCTTCTGCATTACGAGTGCCACAAACCTTCAAATGACAGAAAACTTAGCACAAAATTCTGCGGCGACATCATTATGCGAAACAAAAATCTTGGCCTCCAAGAGCATCAGTTCCTCTTGCGTGCCATCGTGAATTCAGGGATAGGAGAAGACACTTACGGCCCGAGAAACATCATCGAGGGACGAGAAAATTCTTCGATTCTTCGAGATGGGATTCTTGAGATGGATGAGTTCTTCATCCAGACACTAGACCAGCTGTTTCAAAAGACGAGTGTTTCTCCACAAGATATCGACGTACTTGTTGTGAATGTAGCTTTACTTGCTCCAATCCCTTCTCTGACATCAAGAATAATAAACCGTTATAAAATGAGGCATGATATCAAAACTTTCAATCTCACCGGCATGGGATGCAGTGCAAGCCTCATATCCATCAATCTTGTGGAGAACTTTTTCAAGTCAAAAAAGAATGCTTTTGCGGTTGTGGTAACTTCCGAGTCCATAGCTCCAAACTGGTATTCTGGGAAAGACAAGTCGATGATTCTCACCAACTGCTTGTTCCGCTCAGGAGGATGCTCGATTCTCCTGACGAACAACAGAGCTTTTAAAGATCGAGCAAAAATGAGGTTGAACTGTCTGGTTCGTACTCATTTGGGAGCTAGTGATGAAGCACACACTTGTTGCATGCAAATGGAGGATGATCAAGGGACGCTTGGATTTTTCCTTGGTAAGAACCTCCCGAAGGTTGCGACTCGGGCTTTTGCCAAGAATATAGCAAAGTTAGCACCAAAAGTCATGCCATTAACAGAACTTATCAGGTATGCAGCGCTGAAATTTCTGAAAAGAGCAGCAATTCTCAATCTTAAAGCCAGCATAGATCATTTCTGTCTACATCCTGGTGGTACGGCTGTGATTGAAGAAATTAGGAAGGGTTTGGGGCTAACTGAGAATGACGTGGAGCCGTCTAGAATGACTCTTCATCGATTTGGAAACACGTCAGCAAGCAGCCTTTGGTATGTGTTGGGGTACATGGAGGCAAAGAAGAGGTTAAGGAAAGGGGACAAAGTTTGGATGATCAGTTTTGGTTCTGGTTTCAAGTGCAATAGTTGTGTGTGGGAAGTTGTTCGTGATTTGGCGGATGGAAATGTGTGGGAGGAAACAATCGCTGGCTACCCTCTAAAGACCACAGCCAATCCTTACATGCAGCAATATGGTTGGATCTATCAAGAGAAATCTGAGTCATACACAGGTGAAGAACCCAAAAATCGTAGTGTCTGA
- the LOC142532675 gene encoding protein REBELOTE, with protein MGKLGKKARKFAKKNLQSVLKQRRKTKALFKKKSPKGDQNDKKEKLVSLTEPSNERGTESRVTEHISLDAMFAENDDNVVADESDSGGYLFEGSSCSNVEENVTEKNLEETATSTYSARNQNLSTDLAILKKKLDRLKRKDPEFSKFLKNYNSSNEAFPNVDLFSDEDRSDHGELGEGGQATEKGKLLTNSIVNTWFQMIREGCSQSAFISLLNAYRTACHYGAESIGHRIDNSETFCNILVFILSNADDTFRGLLQLSSSNCTKETILELKKASKWESLKPLIKSYLRSTLFLLDQVTDRDILAFALTRFRSSLIFFVAFPSLVQRLMKVTVQLWATCGGFLSTASLLIIRDAAAMFSSISFTTCLSKSMVAFISRSRVKEITDIKHMRFLRDSIVDLCSLDVQKSSVRVAASISQLTKLMQWGLQTKTKEAVKRICSWEYVNCIDLWVRFISTYIHDYDLQSSFFMTVQLIYALALMFPGPRYFPLRLKCIEWLNCLSSSSGNFIPLASLVLDILEYKVVKENRKAQNNFNIASVLKLPKHYLKSKHFQEECVRSAIEQLSLHFAQWSCHISFPDLACIPLICMRKFIETTISESSRRLVKHLIDQVEQNVNFVQQKRDEMSFSPHDHQSVDSFLQLEKSSLNKSFTNYYKSLQEKATERRKRGQ; from the exons ATGGGGAAGCTAGGGAAAAAAGCGAGGAAATTTGCGAAGAAGAATCTTCAGTCCGTGCTGAAACAGAGGCGAAAAACCAAGGCTTTATTCAAGAAGAAATCGCCCA AAGGTGATCAGAACGACAAGAAGGAAAAATTGGTTAGTCTGACGGAGCCTTCAAATGAAAG GGGCACTGAATCCAGAGTTACGGAACATATTTCTCTTGATGCAATGTTCGCCGAAAATGACGATAACGTCGTCGCAGATGAATCAGATAGTGGTGGTTATCTTTTCGAG GGCTCAAGCTGTTCGAATGTTGAAGAAAATGTGACTGAGAAAAACCTTG AGGAGACAGCTACTAGTACCTATTCGGCTCGGAACCAAAATTTGTCTACCGATTTGGCCATTTTGAAGAAGAAGCTGGATAGATTGAAAAGGAAG GATCCTGAATTCAGTAAGTTCTTAAAAAACTACAACAGCAGCAATGAAGCATTTCCAAATGTAGATCTG TTCTCAGATGAAGATAGGAGCGATCATGGGGAATTGGGTGAAGGTGGCCAGGCCACAGAGAAGGGGAAACTCTTGACAAATAGTATTGTTAACACATGGTTTCAAATGATAAGAGAAGGCTGTAGCCAATCTGCATTCATTAGTCTGCTGAATGCTTATCGCACAGCGTGCCACTATGGAGCTGAATCAATTGGCCATAGGATTGACAACAGCGAAACCTTCTGCAACATTCTGGTTTTCATACTTTCTAATGCAGATGACACATTCCGAGGGCTGTTGCAGTTATCATCTTCAAATTGCACCAAAGAGACAATATTGGAACTGAAAAAAGCTTCAAAATGGGAAAGTTTGAAACCACTTATCAAGTCATATTTGAGAAGTACGTTGTTTCTGTTGGATCAGGTTACTGACAGAGATATTTTGGCTTTTGCTCTGACGAGGTTCAGATCTTCTCTAATATTTTTTGTTGCTTTCCCATCACTGGTACAAAGGCTGATGAAG GTGACTGTGCAGCTGTGGGCAACATGTGGAGGATTTCTATCAACAGCTTCCTTGCTTATCATACGAGATGCTGCTGCCATGTTTAGTTCCATTAGTTTTACCACCTGCTTGTCAAAATCTATGGTAGCTTTTATTTCTCGGTCAAGAGTTAAAGAAATTACCGATATCAAACATATGCGGTTTTTAAGAGATTCCATAGTTGATTTGTGCTCCCTGGATGTGCAAAAATCATCTGTTAGAGTTGCTGCTTCTATTAGTCAACTTACAAAACTAATGCAGTGGGGGTTGCAAACAAAGACGAAG GAAGCTGTTAAAAGGATTTGCAGTTGGGAATATGTTAATTGCATAGATTTGTGGGTTAGGTTCATATCAACCTACATACATGACTATGATCTGCAGTCTTCATTCTTTATGACCGTTCAACTTATATATGCCCTGGCTCTCATGTTTCCTGGTCCGAGATATTTCCCTTTGAGACTTAAGTGCATTGAATGGCTAAATTGTCTCTCCAGTTCCAGTGGTAATTTTATTCCACTTGCTTCATTGGTGTTGGATATTTTGGAATACAAGGTTGTCAAGGAAAATAGAAAAGCTCAAAATAACTTCAATATTGCATCGGTCCTGAAG TTGCCCAAGCACTACCTGAAATCAAAACATTTCCAAGAGGAATGTGTACGCTCAGCTATTGAACAGCTGTCACTGCATTTTGCTCAATGGAGCTGTCATATTTCCTTCCCTGACCTAGCTTGTATTCCACTTATTTGTATGCGTAAGTTTATTGAGACCACGATTTCTGAGAGTTCACGTCGTTTGGTGAAGCATTTGATTGACCAG GTGGAGCAGAATGTGAACTTTGTGCAACAAAAAAGAGATGAGATGTCTTTCTCTCCACACGATCACCAATCAGTGGACTCTTTCCTTCAG CTTGAAAAGTCCAGCCTCAACAAATCTTTTACCAACTACTACAAAAGTCTCCAGGAGAAAGCCACTGAAAGGCGGAAAAGAGGACAGTGA